In one window of Maribacter dokdonensis DSW-8 DNA:
- a CDS encoding carboxymuconolactone decarboxylase family protein — protein sequence MALVTPLDPNHDPETKELAAFFNETLGFCPNSVLTMQHRPAISKAFINLNKAVMANEGRVTSALKRMIAWVSSNATGCRYCQAHAIRAAERYGAEQEQLDNIWEYRTHPAFSDAERAALDFSLQASQVPNGVDAEIKERLYQHWNEGEIVEMLGVISLFGYLNRWNDSMGTSIETGAVESADQYLGKHGWEKGKHDGSVY from the coding sequence ATGGCATTAGTTACACCTCTTGACCCAAATCATGATCCAGAAACCAAAGAATTGGCTGCATTTTTCAATGAAACTTTAGGATTTTGCCCTAATTCCGTATTAACCATGCAGCATAGGCCTGCAATTTCAAAAGCGTTTATAAATTTGAACAAAGCCGTTATGGCAAATGAAGGCCGCGTAACCTCTGCCCTAAAAAGAATGATTGCATGGGTGAGTAGCAACGCTACGGGTTGTAGATATTGCCAAGCTCATGCTATACGAGCTGCAGAACGTTATGGTGCGGAACAAGAACAGTTGGATAATATTTGGGAATACAGAACACACCCTGCGTTTTCCGATGCAGAACGTGCCGCTTTAGATTTCTCCTTACAGGCCTCACAGGTACCTAACGGTGTTGATGCCGAAATAAAAGAACGTTTATACCAACACTGGAACGAAGGGGAAATTGTTGAAATGCTAGGCGTAATCTCCCTCTTTGGATATCTTAACCGTTGGAACGATTCTATGGGCACATCTATTGAAACGGGAGCTGTTGAAAGTGCCGACCAATACCTAGGTAAACATGGCTGGGAAAAAGGAAAACAT
- a CDS encoding OsmC family protein: MSTTNHISTKWLGNMSFESNNPSGHSLKIDIAKEDGGDSSGLRPKALMLSSLAGCSGLDVAAMFKKMKLEVDEFHIETIANLTDEHPKYYDKVVIEYHFHGADLAEKKLQRAVDLSIEKYCGVMEMFRQFAELEIKTVFHKN, encoded by the coding sequence ATGAGTACAACAAATCATATTAGCACGAAATGGTTGGGTAACATGTCCTTTGAAAGTAACAATCCATCTGGGCATTCATTAAAAATTGATATTGCCAAAGAAGATGGTGGTGACAGTAGTGGGTTAAGACCAAAAGCACTTATGCTTTCTTCATTGGCCGGTTGTTCAGGACTAGACGTTGCGGCCATGTTTAAAAAAATGAAGTTAGAGGTAGATGAGTTTCATATTGAAACCATTGCAAATCTTACGGATGAACACCCCAAGTACTACGATAAGGTAGTGATTGAGTATCATTTTCACGGTGCAGATTTAGCGGAGAAAAAACTGCAAAGAGCAGTAGACCTATCCATTGAAAAGTATTGCGGAGTAATGGAGATGTTTAGACAATTTGCTGAATTGGAGATTAAGACTGTTTTTCATAAGAACTAG
- a CDS encoding four helix bundle protein, which produces MPDKKFDLEDRLVDFAANIVLFCKDLPSDMTGQYYGNQLLRSTGSSALNFGEAQGTNSDRDYINKASISLKELKESRVNLKILSKVDYGKQVIRTELLGELEQLIRIIATIIKNKKQN; this is translated from the coding sequence ATGCCGGATAAAAAGTTTGACCTTGAAGATAGGTTAGTTGATTTTGCAGCTAACATTGTACTTTTTTGCAAAGACTTACCATCTGATATGACTGGTCAGTATTATGGTAATCAACTATTACGATCTACAGGTAGTTCTGCTCTTAATTTTGGAGAGGCACAGGGGACAAACTCAGATAGAGATTATATAAATAAAGCTTCTATTTCTTTAAAAGAATTAAAGGAATCTAGAGTCAATCTTAAAATCTTATCTAAAGTTGATTATGGTAAGCAAGTAATAAGAACTGAATTATTAGGTGAATTAGAACAATTAATAAGAATTATAGCAACAATAATTAAAAACAAAAAGCAGAATTGA
- the recJ gene encoding single-stranded-DNA-specific exonuclease RecJ — protein sequence MRWTIKPKPKQEDIDTLANALNVDSLVAQLLLQRGISTFEEAKHFFRPQLSDLHDPFLMKDMDIAVERIEEAIANGENILVYGDYDVDGTTAVALMSSYLLSYYPNVATYIPDRYDEGYGVSFKGIDFAEDNDFTLIVALDCGVKAIDKVAYAKEKGIDFIICDHHRPGTILPSAVAVLDPKREDCSYPYDELCGCGVGFKLIQALGSRRGETIDDVIYYLDLVATAIGADIVPITGENRILAYYGLQVINQQPRIGFKAIIDQINKKELTITDVVFIIAPRINAAGRMKHGQHAVNLLTETNMDQAIQFASEIEKFNTDRRGLDQEITIEALGQIQENEEQEGFTSVVYKDTWHKGVIGIVASRLTETYYRPTLVFTKSGDKLAASARSVRGFDVYNALEGCSDYIEQFGGHKYAAGLTLLEEQYNNFKHQFEKVVKETIDPQMLIPEITIDAVIELKNINPKLMRILKQFAPFGPGNMSPVFMAENLQDTGYAKGVGKEEAHLKLSVVQQESHKIDGIGFNMGDKLSLVTGRKPFNAVFSIDENEWQGNVSLQLKLKDIK from the coding sequence ATGCGCTGGACAATTAAACCAAAACCGAAACAAGAAGATATTGACACTTTGGCCAATGCGCTTAATGTTGATAGTTTGGTGGCGCAATTATTATTGCAAAGGGGTATCTCGACCTTTGAGGAGGCAAAGCATTTCTTTCGCCCGCAGTTGAGTGATTTACACGATCCTTTTCTTATGAAGGATATGGATATTGCCGTGGAAAGAATTGAAGAAGCTATTGCCAACGGAGAGAACATTCTAGTGTATGGCGATTATGATGTAGATGGTACCACGGCAGTTGCATTAATGTCATCTTATCTGTTAAGTTATTATCCTAATGTAGCAACCTATATTCCTGATCGTTATGATGAAGGGTACGGAGTGTCTTTTAAGGGAATCGATTTTGCCGAGGATAATGATTTCACTTTGATCGTTGCTCTGGATTGCGGGGTAAAGGCAATTGATAAAGTAGCCTACGCTAAAGAAAAAGGAATAGATTTTATTATTTGTGACCACCATAGACCTGGTACAATATTACCAAGTGCTGTAGCTGTTTTAGACCCTAAAAGAGAAGATTGTTCATATCCGTATGATGAGTTATGTGGCTGTGGTGTTGGTTTTAAACTGATCCAGGCATTGGGCTCACGTAGAGGAGAAACTATAGATGATGTCATCTATTACCTTGATTTAGTGGCAACTGCAATTGGAGCGGATATTGTACCGATAACTGGGGAGAATCGGATATTGGCTTATTATGGCTTACAGGTTATCAATCAACAGCCCAGAATTGGGTTTAAAGCTATAATTGATCAAATCAATAAAAAAGAATTGACCATTACAGATGTAGTGTTCATAATAGCTCCCAGAATAAATGCTGCCGGTAGAATGAAGCATGGGCAACATGCCGTAAATCTTTTAACGGAAACCAATATGGATCAAGCCATTCAATTTGCTTCTGAAATTGAAAAGTTCAATACGGATAGAAGAGGGCTGGATCAAGAAATTACGATAGAGGCCTTAGGACAGATTCAAGAAAATGAAGAGCAAGAAGGCTTTACCTCTGTGGTATATAAAGATACTTGGCATAAGGGCGTTATTGGTATAGTAGCATCAAGATTAACCGAAACCTACTATAGACCTACTTTGGTTTTTACCAAGAGCGGCGATAAATTGGCCGCTTCTGCAAGATCCGTTAGAGGCTTTGATGTGTATAATGCCTTGGAAGGATGCTCAGATTATATAGAACAGTTTGGCGGTCATAAATACGCTGCGGGCTTAACTTTATTAGAAGAGCAGTATAATAATTTTAAGCATCAGTTCGAGAAAGTGGTCAAAGAAACTATTGACCCACAAATGCTGATTCCTGAAATTACCATTGATGCGGTTATTGAGCTAAAGAATATTAATCCTAAGCTAATGCGCATATTAAAGCAATTTGCACCCTTTGGTCCAGGGAATATGTCACCGGTTTTTATGGCAGAAAATCTGCAAGATACCGGTTATGCCAAGGGAGTGGGTAAAGAAGAAGCACATTTGAAATTGTCCGTGGTTCAGCAAGAAAGTCATAAAATTGACGGCATTGGTTTTAATATGGGGGATAAGCTATCGTTGGTAACAGGAAGAAAACCTTTTAACGCCGTTTTTTCTATTGACGAAAATGAATGGCAGGGCAATGTTAGTTTGCAATTGAAGCTAAAGGATATCAAATGA
- a CDS encoding VOC family protein, with product MRIEHIAIWVSDVEAMRKFYEKYFNAVSGERYHNPSKNFTSYFLSFDEGARLEIMHKPEIDPTSNMNVTYTGYAHLAISVGSKKRVNTLTEELRKDGFTIAGEPRTTGDGYYESVILDPEGNQIEITI from the coding sequence ATGAGAATTGAACATATCGCCATTTGGGTATCTGATGTAGAGGCGATGCGCAAATTCTACGAAAAATATTTTAATGCTGTTTCAGGGGAGAGATACCATAATCCTAGTAAAAACTTCACTTCTTATTTCTTGAGCTTTGATGAAGGTGCCCGGTTAGAGATTATGCATAAACCAGAAATTGACCCAACTAGTAACATGAACGTTACCTACACTGGTTACGCCCATCTTGCCATATCGGTTGGCTCAAAAAAGAGGGTAAATACCTTGACCGAAGAACTTAGAAAAGATGGGTTTACTATTGCAGGAGAACCAAGAACTACCGGTGATGGGTATTACGAAAGTGTCATCTTGGATCCTGAAGGAAATCAGATAGAAATCACCATTTAA
- a CDS encoding MFS transporter — protein MSVNDPYAALRFKEFNIFLLVRFAMVFAWSMQFIVIEWQVYTITKDPLSLGIIGLMEVIPAVGMALFAGHIVDQKEKRNLLIKCIFGFSVISFGLFMLSLPSVLETYETKTILYGIYALVFCGGLVRAFLGPTIFSLIALIVPKKIYPNAATWSSTTWQMASVLGPALAGFSISIIGVHWSMCVIFGFSLLALTALFNISKKPILNPKIGEPVFQSLKEGLTFVFKTRAVLGALTLDMIAVLFGGAVALLPIFAQDILHVGSEGFGVLRAAPAVGAAITMLGSTRFPLHKNAGKKLLLAVFGFGVCMIVFGLSTYFWLSVIALFLSGAVDGVSMIIRQTILQLKTPDNMRGRVASVNSMFVGSSNELGAFESGVTAKLMGTVTAVVFGGSMTLLTVGLTAIVSPKFRKLDLQKDVEDHEN, from the coding sequence ATGAGCGTGAACGATCCCTATGCTGCCTTACGATTTAAGGAGTTCAATATTTTTCTACTAGTTCGTTTTGCTATGGTCTTTGCTTGGTCTATGCAATTTATAGTGATAGAATGGCAAGTATACACCATTACCAAAGACCCATTGTCATTAGGCATCATTGGTTTAATGGAGGTAATACCGGCAGTGGGCATGGCGCTTTTTGCGGGTCATATAGTTGATCAGAAAGAAAAACGAAACCTACTGATAAAATGTATATTTGGTTTCTCGGTCATTAGTTTTGGACTGTTTATGTTAAGTCTGCCTTCGGTCTTAGAAACCTATGAAACCAAAACCATTTTATATGGTATTTATGCCTTGGTTTTCTGTGGTGGGTTGGTACGAGCATTTTTAGGGCCCACTATATTTTCATTGATTGCATTGATCGTTCCAAAAAAAATATACCCTAATGCAGCAACTTGGAGCAGTACTACTTGGCAAATGGCATCAGTATTAGGTCCGGCATTGGCAGGTTTTTCCATTAGTATTATAGGAGTACACTGGTCAATGTGCGTAATTTTCGGATTTTCTTTGTTGGCGTTAACGGCACTTTTCAATATTTCAAAGAAACCAATTCTTAATCCTAAGATTGGAGAACCCGTTTTTCAAAGTTTAAAGGAAGGCCTAACATTTGTATTTAAGACCAGAGCGGTATTGGGTGCCCTTACCTTAGACATGATTGCCGTATTATTTGGTGGTGCCGTAGCGTTATTGCCCATATTTGCACAAGATATACTGCATGTTGGATCAGAAGGTTTTGGGGTACTTAGGGCAGCACCGGCAGTGGGCGCCGCAATAACCATGTTAGGATCAACGAGATTTCCATTGCATAAGAATGCAGGTAAAAAATTGTTGCTTGCTGTATTTGGTTTTGGTGTATGTATGATCGTATTTGGTTTGTCTACCTATTTTTGGCTATCCGTTATTGCTTTATTTTTAAGTGGTGCGGTAGATGGAGTGTCCATGATCATTAGACAGACAATTTTACAATTAAAAACGCCCGATAATATGAGAGGCCGCGTAGCATCGGTAAATTCTATGTTCGTAGGATCATCTAACGAGCTAGGTGCTTTTGAAAGCGGTGTTACGGCAAAGCTAATGGGTACGGTAACAGCGGTGGTTTTTGGGGGTAGCATGACGCTACTTACGGTAGGTCTTACCGCAATTGTTTCGCCCAAGTTTAGAAAATTAGATCTACAGAAAGATGTAGAAGACCATGAAAATTAA
- a CDS encoding UDP-2,3-diacylglucosamine diphosphatase gives MTNIELPAGKKVYFASDNHLGAPTMKESRVRELKFVRWLDTVKKDAGVIFLMGDLFDFWFEYKTVIPKGFTRTLGKLAELSDAGIQIHYFVGNHDLWMNGYFEEELNIPVYHKPQQYTINGTSFFIGHGDGLGPDDKGFKRMKKVFTNPVAKWFFKWLHPDLGVRLAKHLSVSNKLISGDDDAKFLGNDKEWLVLYAKRKLESQHFDHFIFGHRHLPLEIELKKDSMYTNLGDWIKYYTYAEFDGSKLSLKEFS, from the coding sequence ATGACGAACATTGAACTTCCAGCAGGGAAAAAAGTATACTTTGCCAGTGACAACCACCTAGGTGCACCTACTATGAAAGAAAGTAGAGTGAGAGAACTTAAGTTTGTGCGTTGGTTAGATACCGTTAAAAAAGATGCAGGAGTCATTTTTTTGATGGGCGATCTGTTCGACTTCTGGTTTGAATACAAGACCGTAATACCAAAAGGATTTACCAGAACCTTGGGGAAGCTAGCAGAACTGTCTGATGCAGGTATACAAATACATTATTTTGTTGGCAACCACGATCTTTGGATGAATGGTTACTTTGAGGAAGAACTGAATATACCTGTTTATCATAAACCACAACAATATACCATTAACGGAACATCATTCTTTATTGGTCATGGTGATGGTCTTGGACCGGACGATAAGGGGTTTAAAAGAATGAAAAAGGTGTTTACCAACCCCGTAGCAAAATGGTTCTTTAAGTGGTTACACCCCGATCTTGGCGTTCGTTTGGCAAAACATCTATCTGTTAGCAATAAATTGATCAGCGGTGATGACGATGCTAAATTTTTAGGAAACGATAAAGAATGGCTTGTACTATATGCCAAACGAAAATTAGAAAGCCAGCATTTTGATCATTTTATTTTTGGACACAGACATCTGCCATTGGAAATTGAATTAAAGAAAGATTCAATGTACACCAACCTAGGAGATTGGATAAAATATTACACCTATGCCGAGTTTGACGGTTCAAAACTTTCGTTGAAAGAATTCAGCTGA
- a CDS encoding endonuclease/exonuclease/phosphatase family protein has protein sequence MTKHHIYWWNLENLFDIENSPRRSEFLNNHLGNELKGWDATILNQKIANLTAIISKFKNGEGPDILGVCEVENEHVIELLISAMSTALQKNYGFVISEGDDKRGIDTALIYDKTKYGPEQLTFSLRIIKRNTTRDLFQVHINTANGNKLICILNHWPSRSGGELTSEPFRIMVAENLSYWIERIYEEQGSDANILLMGDFNDNPYNKSITNYLMAINNKALVKSNRVRLKYFYNLMHRFLDAQIGTFVFGNTYNMLDQFMISKSILSEKSGLPFKLSTVEIIAYPELTSGAYQKPVKFGRPNASTFNVNGFSDHLPIKIVLNEKDPTV, from the coding sequence ATGACCAAACATCATATCTATTGGTGGAATCTTGAAAATTTGTTCGACATTGAAAATTCGCCTAGAAGAAGCGAATTTTTAAACAACCATTTAGGGAACGAACTTAAAGGTTGGGATGCTACCATTCTCAACCAAAAAATTGCCAATCTCACCGCTATCATTTCCAAATTCAAAAATGGTGAAGGTCCGGATATTCTTGGCGTTTGTGAGGTAGAAAACGAACATGTAATTGAATTGCTGATATCTGCCATGAGCACGGCATTACAAAAAAATTACGGTTTTGTTATTTCTGAAGGGGATGATAAACGAGGTATAGATACTGCACTTATTTATGACAAGACCAAATATGGACCAGAACAGTTGACCTTTAGCCTTCGTATCATTAAAAGAAATACTACACGCGATCTATTTCAGGTACATATAAATACTGCCAACGGCAATAAGCTTATTTGTATTCTTAATCACTGGCCATCAAGATCAGGAGGTGAGCTAACAAGCGAGCCTTTTAGAATAATGGTCGCGGAAAACCTATCATATTGGATTGAACGCATTTACGAGGAACAGGGCAGCGATGCCAATATTCTATTAATGGGCGATTTCAATGACAACCCTTACAATAAAAGTATAACCAATTATTTAATGGCCATTAACAACAAGGCATTGGTTAAAAGCAATAGGGTGCGGTTAAAGTACTTCTATAACTTAATGCATCGGTTTTTAGATGCACAGATCGGTACTTTTGTATTTGGCAACACCTATAATATGCTAGACCAGTTTATGATCTCTAAAAGTATTTTATCAGAAAAATCAGGTTTGCCGTTTAAATTGAGTACCGTAGAAATTATTGCATACCCTGAACTAACTTCCGGTGCTTACCAAAAACCTGTAAAATTTGGTAGACCAAACGCTTCAACCTTCAACGTAAATGGTTTTAGCGATCATCTCCCCATTAAAATTGTATTGAACGAAAAAGACCCAACTGTTTAA
- a CDS encoding 6-pyruvoyl trahydropterin synthase family protein, with protein sequence MSKIRITKQFNFETGHALYGYDGKCRNVHGHSYKLSVTVIGSPITDTNHVKLGMVIDFGDLKKIVKEDIVDIFDHATVFNKNTPHVELAKELTDRGHNVILADYQPTSENMVIDFAAKIKSRLPENISLFSLKLQETDTSFAEWYASDN encoded by the coding sequence ATGAGCAAAATTCGCATTACAAAACAATTTAACTTTGAGACCGGTCATGCACTGTATGGTTATGATGGTAAATGTAGAAACGTACATGGCCATAGCTATAAATTATCCGTAACCGTAATTGGAAGCCCTATTACCGATACCAACCATGTTAAGCTGGGTATGGTGATAGATTTTGGAGACCTTAAAAAAATAGTGAAAGAAGACATTGTTGATATTTTTGATCATGCTACCGTGTTCAATAAAAATACACCACACGTAGAACTGGCCAAAGAATTGACCGATAGGGGACACAATGTTATTTTAGCGGATTACCAACCTACCAGTGAAAATATGGTGATAGATTTTGCAGCCAAAATAAAATCGAGGTTGCCAGAGAATATTTCTTTGTTTTCCCTAAAACTTCAGGAAACGGATACCTCTTTTGCCGAGTGGTACGCAAGTGATAATTAA
- a CDS encoding enoyl-CoA hydratase/isomerase family protein, whose amino-acid sequence MVTTRKNGSLYTRIDGKVAHVEFGHPASNSFVSELLERLTDTINELSENEGISVILLKSEGEKAFCAGASFDELLEVSNLEEGKAFFSGFAHVINAMRKCKKVIVGRVHGKTVGGGVGLAAACDYVYSNVNSSIKLSELSIGIAPLVIAPAVARKIGNAAMGEMSLAPTEWKSAYWAQEKGLFNKVYDNAQEMDKELDFFIHKLASYNPDALTEWKKVLWEGTDHWDTLLTDRASITGKLALSEFTRNALSKFKK is encoded by the coding sequence ATGGTCACCACAAGAAAAAATGGAAGTTTATATACAAGAATAGATGGTAAAGTTGCACATGTAGAATTTGGGCACCCTGCCAGTAACTCTTTTGTTTCTGAACTTTTAGAACGCCTAACCGATACTATTAATGAACTTTCAGAAAACGAGGGTATTTCTGTTATCCTTTTAAAATCTGAGGGAGAAAAGGCTTTTTGTGCCGGCGCTTCTTTTGATGAGCTGTTAGAGGTTTCCAACTTAGAAGAAGGTAAGGCATTCTTTAGTGGTTTTGCCCACGTGATAAACGCTATGCGTAAATGTAAAAAGGTCATTGTTGGCCGTGTACATGGTAAAACTGTTGGTGGCGGCGTAGGTCTTGCCGCAGCTTGTGATTATGTGTATTCTAACGTGAACTCATCAATTAAACTTTCTGAGCTTAGTATTGGTATTGCTCCGTTGGTTATTGCTCCTGCCGTTGCCCGTAAAATAGGAAATGCGGCTATGGGCGAAATGTCTTTAGCCCCTACGGAATGGAAGAGTGCTTATTGGGCTCAAGAAAAAGGACTGTTTAACAAAGTATATGACAATGCCCAAGAAATGGACAAAGAACTTGATTTCTTCATTCATAAATTGGCAAGCTATAATCCTGATGCATTGACCGAGTGGAAGAAAGTTTTATGGGAGGGCACCGACCATTGGGATACTTTATTGACAGATCGCGCATCTATTACCGGAAAATTAGCGCTATCGGAATTTACCCGTAACGCGTTGTCAAAATTTAAAAAATAG
- a CDS encoding MATE family efflux transporter, with amino-acid sequence MKTSVNFKSINALAIPATIAGIAEPLLSITDTAIVGNIPVDGLESLAAAGIVGSFLSMLIWILGQTRSAISAIISQYLGAGRIEEVKTLPAQAIYLNIALSILILLSTIFVIQEIFELLNASGKILQYCISYYSIRVWGFPLTLFVFAVMGIFRGLQNTYWPMVIAITGALLNVIFDFAFVYGIDGFIPAMYLDGAAYASLLAQSIMAIMAFYLLWTKTDISLKLRLPIHPELGRLVVMSLNLFVRAIALNTALILAVREATALGDKYIGAHTIAINLWLFSAFFIDGFGAAGNIMGGRLLGEKNYDALWLLAKKITKYGLVVSVVIMAFAGIFYKPLGALFSNESLVLSAFYAIFYIIILGLPINTIAFVLDGVFKGLGEMKYLRNTLLAATFLGFVPMLFLGKYLHWGLTGIWLAFTVWMFIRGASLVWKFRNKIKPLLQNQ; translated from the coding sequence TTGAAAACTTCCGTTAATTTTAAATCTATAAATGCCTTGGCCATACCCGCAACTATAGCAGGTATAGCAGAACCTTTATTATCCATTACCGATACCGCTATAGTGGGGAATATTCCGGTTGACGGACTAGAATCTCTTGCCGCAGCCGGTATAGTAGGTTCTTTTCTTTCTATGCTCATTTGGATTTTAGGGCAAACACGTAGTGCTATTTCTGCCATAATATCACAGTATTTGGGCGCTGGTAGAATAGAAGAGGTCAAAACCCTGCCCGCACAGGCCATTTACCTCAATATTGCTCTAAGTATTTTAATTTTGCTCTCTACCATTTTTGTCATTCAAGAAATTTTTGAGTTGCTAAATGCCTCGGGAAAAATACTGCAGTATTGCATTAGTTATTACAGTATTCGCGTTTGGGGATTTCCCTTGACCTTATTCGTTTTTGCCGTAATGGGTATATTTCGTGGATTACAAAATACCTATTGGCCCATGGTCATTGCCATTACAGGAGCTCTATTAAATGTAATTTTCGACTTCGCCTTTGTATACGGTATTGATGGCTTTATACCAGCAATGTATTTAGATGGTGCGGCCTATGCCAGTTTATTGGCGCAAAGTATTATGGCCATTATGGCATTTTATTTACTTTGGACAAAGACAGATATTAGTCTAAAGCTAAGGCTACCCATTCACCCAGAACTTGGTAGATTAGTGGTTATGAGCCTAAATCTTTTTGTTCGTGCCATAGCATTGAATACGGCTCTTATCCTTGCTGTTAGAGAAGCAACTGCACTGGGCGATAAGTATATTGGCGCACATACCATTGCTATTAACCTTTGGTTGTTCTCAGCTTTTTTTATCGATGGTTTTGGTGCCGCCGGTAATATTATGGGCGGTAGATTGCTGGGAGAAAAAAATTATGATGCACTTTGGTTATTGGCTAAAAAAATAACAAAGTACGGACTCGTAGTCAGTGTAGTGATTATGGCATTTGCCGGTATTTTTTATAAACCTTTAGGTGCCCTTTTTTCTAATGAAAGTTTGGTGCTATCCGCATTCTATGCCATATTCTATATCATTATTTTAGGACTGCCCATAAACACCATTGCCTTTGTGCTTGACGGAGTCTTTAAAGGTCTGGGCGAGATGAAATATTTACGAAACACCCTGCTCGCGGCTACTTTTTTAGGGTTTGTTCCTATGTTGTTTTTAGGTAAATACCTCCATTGGGGGCTAACGGGCATATGGCTGGCCTTTACCGTTTGGATGTTTATTAGAGGTGCCTCTTTAGTGTGGAAGTTTAGAAACAAAATCAAACCTTTATTGCAAAATCAGTAA
- a CDS encoding GNAT family N-acetyltransferase, which yields MIAPAKISQIPEILTMTNACRIAMEEKGIYQWTTEYPSKKAFEKDIERNELYVLLEEDAIIGCIVLSQVMDDEYKNVVWLTENGNNYYVHRLAVHPKYQGRGLAQQLMDFGENFARKNNALSVRLDTFSQNKRNQKFYEQRGYVKLEDIFFPKQSAHPFHCYELVL from the coding sequence ATGATAGCACCTGCAAAGATATCGCAAATACCCGAAATTTTAACCATGACCAATGCCTGTAGAATTGCCATGGAAGAAAAAGGTATTTACCAATGGACAACGGAATACCCTTCTAAAAAAGCATTTGAAAAAGATATTGAGCGTAATGAACTTTATGTACTTTTAGAAGAGGATGCCATTATTGGCTGCATTGTACTATCGCAAGTAATGGACGATGAATATAAAAATGTTGTCTGGTTAACAGAAAACGGCAACAACTACTATGTTCATAGACTAGCGGTACACCCTAAATATCAAGGCAGGGGCCTTGCACAGCAATTAATGGATTTTGGCGAAAACTTTGCACGTAAAAATAACGCCCTATCAGTAAGGTTAGATACCTTTAGCCAAAACAAAAGAAATCAGAAATTTTATGAGCAACGTGGTTATGTTAAATTAGAGGATATCTTTTTTCCCAAGCAAAGCGCACATCCTTTTCACTGCTACGAACTTGTACTATAG
- a CDS encoding universal stress protein, with protein MMNILVPIGTSTNANETLQYAVNFAEDFGADIYVMEVFNVSGKTGTLTNVTQKVTENSKERLKEVIATVDTKDVSIKIASFNGELKDGLREIDKGIGIDLIILAPRSNDIQEEYYLGHTSGAIIKRTNIPTLIVPKGTAYKSFENILVAFKSGILKRKRILDPLIEIKNKHNAKVNLLMVKTPGYSDDDLKINTALMDISSQLTFTDNPTTYHGVLEHFQAKHPDLLCVFRRKRGFFKKLWEKSTISKSEFFAPVPVLVLSVKKD; from the coding sequence ATGATGAATATTCTTGTTCCTATAGGGACCTCAACAAATGCGAACGAAACTTTACAATATGCCGTTAATTTTGCAGAAGACTTTGGTGCGGATATTTATGTAATGGAAGTTTTCAACGTCAGTGGAAAAACGGGAACCCTTACGAACGTTACCCAAAAAGTTACTGAGAATTCTAAAGAACGATTAAAGGAGGTTATAGCTACGGTAGATACCAAAGATGTATCTATCAAAATTGCAAGTTTTAATGGCGAGCTTAAAGATGGGTTAAGGGAAATTGATAAGGGTATAGGTATTGATCTTATCATTTTAGCACCTAGAAGTAATGATATACAAGAAGAATATTACCTGGGGCATACCTCTGGGGCCATTATCAAAAGAACCAATATACCTACACTGATCGTCCCTAAAGGAACTGCCTATAAATCATTTGAGAATATATTGGTAGCCTTTAAATCAGGTATTTTAAAAAGAAAGAGAATACTTGATCCGTTAATTGAAATAAAGAACAAGCATAATGCAAAAGTGAATCTTTTAATGGTGAAAACGCCTGGGTATTCAGATGATGATTTAAAGATCAATACGGCGTTAATGGACATTAGTTCACAATTAACCTTTACGGATAATCCAACCACATATCATGGGGTTTTGGAACATTTTCAAGCAAAACACCCCGATTTATTATGTGTTTTTAGAAGAAAAAGAGGTTTTTTTAAGAAATTATGGGAAAAAAGTACCATTTCAAAATCAGAGTTCTTTGCCCCTGTACCCGTATTGGTGCTCAGTGTAAAGAAAGATTAA